The following are from one region of the Vibrio hyugaensis genome:
- the gspC gene encoding type II secretion system protein GspC, which translates to MKRLELSAGLSSSPLLAQIKSNNHTIQAKLSLLLTCLFIAMTGWILGKVVWLAMPQTSDVTQWRPSASAFVSGSKKDAIDFNALQNANLFGKYTEQKPVVVEQPVVQDAPKTRLNLTLVGAVASSNAKTSLAVIANRGKQATYGIGEEIDGTRAELKAVLVDRVIIDNQGRDETLMLEGIEYKKLSETRQATRPQAAKANKPSAVGEKLDQIRAEIAKDPQSVFKYINISPVKKDGGIVGYRVSPGRDAALFNDVGLKPGDIAVQLNGIDLSDPSSSVQLMQVMNDPQELNLTVDRDGQQYDIYIQL; encoded by the coding sequence GTGAAGCGTTTAGAGCTAAGTGCAGGATTATCAAGCAGCCCGCTACTGGCTCAGATCAAGTCCAACAATCATACCATTCAAGCGAAACTTAGTTTGCTACTTACTTGTCTATTTATTGCAATGACAGGTTGGATACTCGGTAAAGTGGTGTGGTTAGCAATGCCTCAAACTTCTGATGTGACTCAATGGAGACCGTCAGCAAGTGCTTTTGTGTCTGGTAGTAAAAAAGACGCGATTGATTTCAATGCCCTCCAAAATGCCAACTTATTCGGAAAGTACACCGAGCAAAAGCCGGTCGTAGTAGAACAGCCAGTTGTTCAAGATGCGCCTAAAACACGCTTAAACCTAACGTTAGTTGGTGCGGTTGCGAGTAGCAACGCAAAAACCAGCTTGGCGGTGATTGCCAACCGAGGCAAACAAGCGACTTACGGCATCGGCGAAGAAATTGATGGAACGCGAGCAGAATTAAAAGCGGTGTTGGTGGACCGAGTTATTATTGACAACCAAGGCCGAGATGAAACCCTTATGCTTGAAGGGATTGAATACAAAAAGCTGTCTGAAACTCGTCAGGCAACTCGACCACAAGCGGCGAAGGCAAACAAACCTTCTGCTGTGGGTGAAAAGTTAGATCAAATTCGAGCGGAAATCGCAAAAGATCCGCAGAGCGTATTTAAGTACATCAACATTTCTCCGGTTAAGAAAGACGGTGGAATTGTCGGCTATCGCGTCTCACCAGGTCGTGATGCGGCTTTGTTTAATGATGTCGGTCTAAAACCTGGTGATATTGCGGTGCAACTAAATGGGATCGATTTAAGTGACCCTTCATCTTCAGTACAACTGATGCAAGTGATGAACGACCCGCAAGAACTGAATTTGACTGTGGACCGTGATGGTCAGCAGTACGACATCTACATCCAATTGTAA
- the hslR gene encoding ribosome-associated heat shock protein Hsp15: MSSENEAVRLDKWLWAARFYKTRSIARNMVDGGKVHYNGQRSKPSKTVELGAEIRLRQGNEEKTVIIEKISDRRMGAPIAQTLYRETDDSVNQREEFAKQRKLNAHNPSPERRPDKKQRRDIIKFKHQ; this comes from the coding sequence ATGAGTTCCGAAAATGAAGCCGTAAGGCTAGATAAATGGCTGTGGGCTGCCAGATTCTATAAAACCCGCTCTATCGCACGTAATATGGTCGATGGCGGTAAAGTCCACTATAATGGGCAACGAAGCAAACCAAGTAAAACCGTTGAGTTGGGCGCTGAGATTCGTCTTCGTCAAGGTAATGAAGAAAAAACGGTGATAATCGAAAAAATCTCTGATCGTCGCATGGGCGCACCCATCGCTCAAACGCTCTACCGCGAAACTGACGACAGTGTTAATCAGCGCGAAGAGTTCGCGAAACAACGTAAACTCAACGCCCACAACCCTAGTCCGGAACGCCGCCCAGATAAAAAGCAGCGCCGCGACATCATTAAGTTCAAACATCAATAA
- the hslO gene encoding Hsp33 family molecular chaperone HslO, with product MANNVLHRYLFEDLSVRGELVQLDEAYQRIISSKEYPAALQKLLGELLVSTTLLTATLKFEGSITIQLQGDGPVSLAVINGDHDQKIRGVARWEGDIADNATLHEMMGKGYLVITIEPKKGERYQGVVGLEGDTLAEVIEGYFANSEQLKTRLWIRTGEHEGKAHAAGMMIQIMPDGTGAPEDFDHLEQLTDTVKNEELFTLPANELLYRLYNQDTVRLYEPQPVEFHCGCSRERSGAAIITVDRAEINDILAEEGSVSLHCDYCGTSYSFDESEITELYAQAAPEKKTLH from the coding sequence ATGGCAAATAATGTTTTACACCGCTACCTATTTGAAGACCTTTCAGTTCGTGGCGAGTTGGTACAATTGGATGAAGCATACCAACGTATTATCTCCAGCAAGGAATATCCAGCAGCACTGCAAAAACTGTTGGGTGAGCTACTCGTTTCAACCACACTTTTAACGGCAACTTTGAAGTTCGAAGGCTCAATCACAATCCAGCTGCAAGGTGACGGCCCTGTCTCTCTAGCAGTAATCAATGGCGATCATGATCAAAAGATCCGTGGCGTTGCACGTTGGGAAGGCGATATCGCTGACAACGCGACACTGCACGAGATGATGGGTAAAGGCTACCTAGTGATCACCATCGAACCGAAAAAAGGCGAGCGTTACCAAGGTGTCGTTGGCCTAGAAGGTGACACACTAGCTGAAGTTATCGAAGGCTACTTCGCAAACTCTGAGCAGCTAAAAACGCGTCTATGGATCCGCACTGGTGAACACGAAGGTAAAGCACACGCTGCAGGTATGATGATTCAAATCATGCCAGACGGCACTGGTGCACCAGAAGATTTCGATCACCTAGAGCAATTGACAGACACAGTGAAGAACGAGGAGTTATTCACGCTACCTGCGAACGAACTGCTATACCGTCTATATAACCAAGACACCGTTCGTCTTTACGAACCTCAACCAGTCGAGTTCCATTGTGGTTGTTCTCGTGAGCGCAGTGGTGCAGCAATCATTACCGTAGACCGTGCTGAAATTAATGACATTTTGGCCGAAGAAGGATCAGTTTCTTTACATTGTGATTACTGTGGCACGTCATACTCATTTGATGAATCAGAGATTACCGAACTCTATGCGCAAGCGGCTCCTGAAAAGAAAACCCTGCATTAA
- the pckA gene encoding phosphoenolpyruvate carboxykinase (ATP) translates to MTVMEHTKAATLDLTKHGLHNVKEVVRNPSYEMLFEEETRADLTGYERGVVTELGAVAVDTGIFTGRSPKDKYIVKDATTEEHMWWTSDAVKNDNKAINKEVWDDLKELVTNQLSGKRLFVIDGYCGANPDTRLSIRVITEVAWQAHFVKNMFIRPTEEELATFEPDFVVMNGAKCTNDKWEEQGLNSENFTVFNLTERMQLIGGTWYGGEMKKGMFAMMNYFLPLKDIASMHCSANMGEEGDVAIFFGLSGTGKTTLSTDPKRALIGDDEHGWDDDGVFNFEGGCYAKTIKLSKEAEPDIYNAIRRDALLENVTVRSDGSIDFDDGSKTENTRVSYPLHHIDNIVKPVSKGGHANKVIFLSADAFGVLPPVSKLTPEQTKYHFLSGFTAKLAGTERGITEPTPTFSACFGAAFLTLHPTKYAEVLVKRMEAAGAEAYLVNTGWNGSGKRISIQDTRGIIDAILDGSIEDAKTKHIPIFNLEVPTSLPGVDPSILDPRETYVDPLQWESKAKDLAERFINNFDKYTDNAEGQSLVAAGPQLD, encoded by the coding sequence ATGACCGTTATGGAACATACAAAGGCTGCAACACTTGATCTAACCAAACACGGACTGCACAACGTTAAAGAGGTTGTTCGCAACCCAAGCTACGAAATGCTATTCGAGGAAGAGACCCGTGCTGACCTAACAGGTTATGAACGTGGTGTCGTTACGGAACTCGGCGCGGTTGCCGTTGACACTGGTATCTTCACTGGTCGCTCACCAAAAGATAAGTACATCGTAAAAGATGCAACCACAGAAGAGCACATGTGGTGGACTTCTGATGCAGTGAAAAACGACAACAAAGCCATCAACAAAGAAGTGTGGGACGATCTAAAAGAGCTCGTGACCAACCAGCTTTCCGGTAAACGCCTATTTGTGATTGACGGTTATTGTGGTGCAAACCCAGACACTCGTTTGAGTATTCGAGTGATTACAGAAGTCGCATGGCAAGCGCACTTCGTGAAAAACATGTTTATCCGCCCAACTGAAGAAGAGCTAGCAACGTTTGAACCTGATTTCGTCGTAATGAACGGTGCGAAGTGCACGAACGACAAGTGGGAAGAACAGGGTCTGAACTCTGAAAACTTCACGGTGTTCAACCTAACAGAGCGTATGCAACTGATCGGTGGTACTTGGTACGGCGGTGAAATGAAGAAAGGCATGTTCGCCATGATGAACTACTTCCTTCCGCTGAAAGACATCGCATCAATGCACTGTAGTGCAAACATGGGCGAAGAAGGCGATGTAGCAATTTTCTTCGGTCTATCTGGCACAGGTAAAACCACGCTATCTACAGACCCTAAACGTGCACTGATTGGTGATGATGAGCACGGTTGGGACGACGACGGCGTATTCAACTTCGAAGGTGGCTGTTACGCGAAAACCATCAAGCTATCGAAAGAAGCTGAGCCTGATATCTACAACGCAATCCGCCGCGATGCACTATTAGAGAACGTTACAGTTCGTAGTGATGGTTCTATCGACTTTGATGATGGGTCTAAGACAGAGAACACTCGTGTTTCTTACCCACTGCATCACATCGACAACATTGTTAAGCCAGTATCAAAAGGCGGTCACGCGAATAAGGTGATCTTCCTATCAGCAGACGCATTCGGCGTACTACCTCCGGTTTCTAAACTGACTCCTGAGCAAACTAAGTACCACTTCTTGTCTGGCTTTACCGCTAAACTAGCCGGTACAGAACGTGGCATCACTGAACCAACACCAACCTTCTCGGCATGTTTCGGGGCAGCGTTCTTAACCCTACACCCAACTAAGTACGCAGAAGTACTGGTTAAACGCATGGAAGCAGCTGGCGCAGAAGCTTACCTAGTCAACACAGGTTGGAACGGCAGCGGCAAGCGTATTTCTATCCAAGATACACGCGGCATCATCGATGCAATCCTTGACGGCTCAATTGAAGATGCGAAAACCAAGCATATTCCTATCTTCAACCTAGAGGTGCCAACTTCACTTCCAGGTGTCGATCCAAGCATCCTTGACCCACGTGAGACTTACGTAGATCCACTTCAATGGGAAAGCAAAGCGAAAGATTTGGCAGAACGCTTCATCAACAACTTTGATAAGTACACTGACAATGCTGAAGGCCAATCTTTGGTGGCAGCAGGACCTCAGTTGGATTAA
- a CDS encoding AsmA family protein: MKAAGRILILIFVLAIAVPTAFIALLTTSYSKQTWNLLSESIELPLQAESVQYEFPYHLKLQGVTSKDKQWPYIEQVDVWLNPDVRHNGKWVVDSLLIDGLSLQQGMPTLPQLTNVQFHQVALKNLDYADDAFSINGLSLQIQDPQWNGKDQLVPFGAIQLSAEQWYWNGETFNNVLVDVDYKTQDSTLYGASFNWRGSEISGQGEHYPQGWSLVNVTVDRLKINNTQLQSLLAKPWHALPINISHINSLDLLNADVEYGDWHWQNLELSVENASLPLSLWNTTAQISLQADSVSFQDQTAVEPRLNAQFKPGSIQLQELSLDWQQGTVQISGEFEPEHWKINNATITGLKWAIHPGDKTDWWQTATEKLQQVDVKQLEIERSQVIQLSKQPYWQLSGLNLEGDQLEVKRSNGHWGIWNGKLDASVVNASYDQVLSSHAAIATQSENGFWQLTRLFAPLEQGYIEGLGQIDLSTTSQPWALNLNADGIPLQLLHPYLPTALAVNGFSDLSLDLKGLAGDQNMLSYSLSGEVEANLRDTTLKSQADDSLKSVTFSPLRLQAQRGEVKLQPVTISGKAISGNLSGEFDMANNPLSGVIYQLKEVCGKVQGDILSGDVETNECAIKPKQTESIESEKPSSKVTSSKTIDAINLEHHEEELSEEVLEEEEPRATVHSEEQLISNQEDSTKGPVKESAAETNAAPQGRDLTSEKGASTNTDAPQETLTAE; this comes from the coding sequence ATGAAAGCAGCAGGTCGAATTCTAATTCTTATATTCGTATTGGCGATCGCGGTACCAACTGCTTTTATCGCCTTACTAACGACCTCGTACTCCAAACAAACCTGGAACCTGCTATCAGAGTCGATTGAGCTCCCTTTGCAAGCAGAAAGTGTCCAATACGAATTTCCTTACCACCTGAAACTGCAAGGCGTCACATCAAAAGATAAACAATGGCCTTATATCGAACAAGTTGATGTCTGGCTCAACCCCGATGTTCGTCACAATGGAAAATGGGTTGTCGATAGTTTGCTTATTGATGGTCTGAGCTTGCAACAAGGCATGCCGACTCTCCCTCAATTAACAAATGTCCAATTTCATCAGGTGGCGCTAAAAAACCTCGATTACGCGGATGACGCATTCAGTATTAATGGTTTGAGTCTACAAATCCAAGATCCACAATGGAATGGCAAGGACCAACTCGTTCCTTTCGGTGCAATCCAACTGTCTGCCGAGCAGTGGTACTGGAATGGTGAGACCTTTAACAATGTTTTGGTCGATGTCGATTATAAAACACAGGACAGCACCCTTTACGGCGCGTCGTTCAATTGGCGTGGCAGCGAGATTTCAGGCCAAGGTGAGCACTATCCACAAGGTTGGTCGCTGGTGAATGTCACTGTTGACAGGCTCAAAATCAACAACACTCAATTACAATCCTTGTTAGCGAAACCATGGCATGCTCTGCCGATTAACATCAGTCACATCAACAGCCTCGACCTACTGAATGCAGACGTGGAATACGGAGATTGGCATTGGCAGAATTTAGAATTGTCGGTAGAAAATGCCTCTCTCCCATTGTCATTGTGGAACACAACAGCACAAATATCTCTGCAAGCAGACAGTGTCAGTTTCCAAGATCAAACCGCGGTTGAGCCTCGCTTGAATGCTCAATTCAAGCCAGGATCCATTCAACTGCAAGAACTAAGCTTAGATTGGCAACAGGGTACCGTTCAGATATCAGGCGAGTTTGAGCCAGAGCATTGGAAAATTAACAACGCCACCATCACTGGATTAAAATGGGCAATCCATCCAGGAGATAAAACCGACTGGTGGCAAACAGCGACAGAGAAGCTCCAGCAAGTCGATGTTAAGCAGTTAGAGATTGAACGCAGTCAAGTAATCCAGTTATCCAAACAACCTTACTGGCAGCTTTCTGGCTTGAATTTGGAGGGTGACCAGCTCGAAGTAAAACGCAGCAATGGTCACTGGGGTATTTGGAATGGCAAGCTTGATGCAAGCGTCGTGAATGCCAGTTACGATCAAGTCCTTTCATCGCATGCTGCGATCGCAACACAAAGTGAAAATGGCTTCTGGCAGCTAACGCGTTTGTTTGCGCCATTAGAGCAAGGCTATATCGAAGGCTTGGGGCAAATCGATCTCAGTACCACCAGTCAACCATGGGCACTAAACCTCAACGCAGATGGTATTCCCCTGCAATTACTTCACCCATACTTACCAACAGCACTTGCGGTCAATGGTTTCTCTGACTTAAGTCTCGATTTAAAAGGATTGGCGGGCGATCAAAACATGCTTTCTTACAGCTTATCGGGAGAAGTCGAAGCCAACTTGCGTGATACCACCTTGAAATCGCAAGCGGACGATTCACTAAAGTCAGTCACTTTCAGCCCATTGCGACTGCAAGCTCAGCGAGGCGAAGTAAAGCTTCAGCCAGTGACCATTTCCGGCAAAGCCATTTCGGGTAACCTATCGGGTGAGTTTGATATGGCGAATAACCCACTGAGCGGTGTGATTTATCAGCTCAAAGAAGTGTGTGGAAAAGTTCAAGGTGACATATTGAGTGGCGACGTCGAAACCAATGAATGTGCAATTAAGCCAAAGCAGACTGAGTCAATCGAATCAGAAAAGCCTTCATCGAAAGTAACAAGCAGCAAAACGATTGACGCAATTAATCTAGAACACCATGAAGAAGAACTGAGCGAAGAAGTGCTCGAAGAGGAAGAGCCTCGCGCAACGGTGCACTCAGAAGAGCAACTTATCTCTAATCAAGAAGACTCGACTAAAGGCCCAGTTAAAGAAAGCGCGGCAGAAACTAACGCTGCGCCGCAAGGCCGTGACCTAACATCTGAAAAAGGCGCATCTACAAACACAGACGCGCCACAAGAAACACTAACAGCTGAGTAA